In Microbacterium sp. SLBN-146, one genomic interval encodes:
- a CDS encoding M4 family metallopeptidase, with translation MSNAIVPPYLLARIASVQEPQWAHAAQAARATLAAPRNYAPVRATLKLSIDENGTLVAETAPSPDRTISDAQSREILPGVRVRSEDDPPTGDAAVDEAFDGLGAAFEFAWDAFGRNGLDDAGGQLLATVHYGRDYDNAFWNGERMVFGDGDGEIFTGFTGSLSVIAHELAHGVIEAAGGLTYRDQSGALNESIADVFGVLAEQHHLGQTAEEATWLVGAGIFTDAVEGEALRSLAAPGTAYDDDVLGKDPQPAHMRDYVVTRDDNGGVHINSGIPNHAFYLVAMALGGKAWERAGLIWYRAFASGEVSPDASFTDFATATVHAAASEYGEESEEVAAVRAGWAGVGVLVDGSEEG, from the coding sequence ATGTCGAACGCGATCGTCCCTCCGTATCTGCTGGCTCGCATCGCCTCCGTCCAGGAGCCCCAGTGGGCGCATGCCGCGCAAGCCGCGCGCGCGACGCTCGCCGCCCCACGCAACTACGCTCCCGTCCGCGCGACCCTGAAGCTGTCGATCGACGAGAACGGCACGCTCGTCGCCGAAACGGCGCCCTCCCCCGACCGCACCATCTCCGACGCGCAGTCGCGCGAGATCCTCCCGGGCGTGCGGGTCCGGAGCGAAGACGATCCGCCCACGGGCGATGCCGCGGTCGACGAGGCCTTCGACGGCTTGGGCGCCGCGTTCGAGTTCGCCTGGGACGCGTTCGGGCGCAACGGGCTCGACGATGCCGGCGGTCAGCTGCTCGCGACGGTGCACTACGGGCGCGACTACGACAACGCCTTCTGGAACGGCGAGCGCATGGTGTTCGGCGATGGTGACGGCGAGATCTTCACGGGCTTCACGGGGTCGCTCTCCGTCATCGCGCACGAGCTCGCACACGGTGTCATCGAGGCCGCGGGCGGGCTCACCTACCGCGACCAGTCGGGGGCGCTCAACGAGTCGATCGCCGACGTCTTCGGCGTGCTGGCCGAACAGCACCACCTCGGTCAGACGGCGGAAGAGGCGACGTGGCTCGTCGGCGCCGGCATCTTCACGGATGCCGTCGAGGGCGAAGCGCTGCGATCGCTCGCCGCTCCCGGCACGGCATACGACGACGACGTGCTGGGGAAAGACCCGCAACCGGCGCACATGCGCGACTACGTCGTCACGCGCGACGACAACGGAGGCGTGCACATCAACTCCGGCATCCCCAATCACGCCTTCTACCTCGTCGCGATGGCGCTCGGCGGCAAGGCGTGGGAGCGCGCGGGGCTCATCTGGTACCGCGCTTTCGCGTCGGGAGAGGTTTCGCCCGACGCGTCGTTCACAGATTTCGCCACCGCCACCGTGCACGCAGCGGCATCGGAGTACGGTGAGGAATCGGAGGAGGTCGCCGCCGTCCGGGCAGGCTGGGCGGGCGTCGGGGTACTCGTAGATGGATCCGAAGAGGGCTGA
- a CDS encoding ABC transporter ATP-binding protein, which yields MSLEVQDLAIEIAGRRVVDGISFDVPDGARVGLIGESGSGKSLTALAILGLLPDGISATGSVRWNGRELLGLPDRELARLRGDEIGIVFQEPRTALNPIRTIGRQIAESVRIHEGISKKDAAARAVAEARRVALPDPERIVARYPHQLSGGQRQRAAIAMALACRPRLLIADEPTTALDVTIQAEILELLLSLVENDGMSLVFITHDLAVLSRIATHGVVLEDGRGVESAPVSTLLTNPSSAVTQGLLRDATATLWRPGGAA from the coding sequence GTGAGTCTCGAAGTGCAGGATCTCGCGATCGAGATCGCCGGGCGCCGCGTGGTCGACGGCATCTCGTTCGATGTTCCCGACGGGGCGCGCGTCGGGCTCATCGGCGAGTCGGGCTCGGGCAAGTCGCTCACGGCCCTCGCGATCCTGGGGCTCCTTCCCGACGGCATCTCTGCGACAGGATCCGTGCGCTGGAACGGCCGCGAACTGCTCGGACTCCCCGATCGCGAACTCGCGCGCCTCCGCGGCGACGAGATCGGGATCGTGTTCCAGGAGCCCCGCACGGCGCTCAACCCCATCAGGACCATCGGACGGCAGATCGCCGAGTCCGTCCGCATCCACGAGGGGATCTCGAAGAAGGATGCCGCGGCCCGCGCCGTTGCGGAAGCCCGCCGCGTCGCGCTCCCCGACCCCGAGCGGATCGTCGCGCGCTATCCGCACCAGCTGTCGGGCGGTCAGCGGCAGCGCGCCGCGATCGCGATGGCGCTCGCGTGCCGCCCGCGGCTTCTCATCGCCGATGAGCCGACGACGGCGCTCGACGTCACGATCCAGGCCGAGATCCTCGAACTCCTCCTCTCGCTCGTCGAGAACGACGGCATGTCGCTCGTCTTCATCACGCACGACCTCGCGGTGCTGTCCCGCATCGCGACGCACGGCGTCGTGCTCGAAGACGGCCGGGGCGTCGAGTCCGCGCCCGTGTCGACGCTCCTCACGAACCCGTCGTCCGCCGTGACGCAGGGACTCCTCCGCGATGCGACCGCCACACTGTGGCGACCGGGAGGGGCGGCATGA
- a CDS encoding protealysin inhibitor emfourin, translating into MDPKRADDPPIVVEVTRSGGFAGLRRTWRAEPVEPDDATVFVQLIAECPWDSCDESRDEDRGTDRGADRFQWSIEARCGDEDQHHARLGDTDLTGAWRDLVDAVRDWNSRDR; encoded by the coding sequence ATGGATCCGAAGAGGGCTGATGACCCACCCATCGTCGTCGAGGTGACCCGCAGCGGTGGGTTCGCGGGGCTGAGACGCACGTGGCGTGCCGAGCCCGTCGAGCCCGACGATGCCACCGTCTTCGTCCAGTTGATCGCGGAGTGCCCGTGGGACTCGTGCGACGAGTCACGCGACGAGGATCGGGGGACCGACCGAGGCGCTGACCGCTTCCAGTGGTCGATCGAGGCGCGCTGCGGCGACGAGGACCAGCATCATGCTCGGCTCGGCGACACCGACCTCACGGGCGCGTGGCGCGATCTCGTCGATGCCGTCCGTGACTGGAACAGCCGCGATCGCTAA
- a CDS encoding uracil-DNA glycosylase produces MAKSLAELAESGLLDPAWAEALQPVAGDISALGERLRAETAAGRGYLPAGDRVLRAFQRPLDDVRVLIVGQDPYPTPGHPIGLSFAVERDVRPLPRSLSNIYRELSDDLGIPPASHGDLSAWSDQGVMLLNRVLTVAPGQPASHRGWGWERVTEHAIRVLVERDRPLVAILWGRDAANLRPLLGSTPIVESAHPSPLSASRGFFGSRPFSKVDELLREQGADPVDWRIE; encoded by the coding sequence TCCGGCATGGGCCGAGGCGCTCCAGCCCGTGGCGGGTGACATCTCCGCCCTCGGCGAGCGACTGCGTGCCGAGACCGCGGCGGGGCGCGGCTATCTGCCTGCCGGCGACCGCGTGCTCCGCGCCTTCCAGCGTCCGCTCGACGACGTGCGCGTGCTCATCGTCGGTCAAGATCCGTACCCGACGCCGGGCCATCCCATCGGGCTCTCCTTCGCCGTCGAGCGCGACGTGCGCCCGCTTCCACGCAGCCTCTCGAACATCTACCGCGAGCTCTCCGATGACCTCGGCATCCCGCCGGCCTCGCACGGAGATCTCTCCGCGTGGAGCGACCAGGGCGTCATGCTCCTCAACCGCGTCCTCACCGTCGCGCCGGGGCAACCCGCCTCCCACCGCGGCTGGGGATGGGAGCGGGTCACCGAGCACGCGATCCGCGTCCTCGTCGAGCGTGATCGTCCTCTCGTCGCGATCCTGTGGGGGAGGGATGCCGCGAACCTCCGCCCCCTTCTCGGATCGACGCCGATCGTGGAATCCGCGCATCCCTCGCCCCTTTCGGCGAGCCGCGGGTTCTTCGGGTCTCGCCCCTTCTCGAAGGTGGACGAGCTTCTTCGCGAGCAGGGCGCCGACCCCGTCGACTGGCGGATCGAATGA
- a CDS encoding ABC transporter permease yields the protein MARRNTSAPSRWAWLARLWALSTGRFGIIVVLVVLATALVGMFWTPFLPQQVDIANRWAPPGWPHLLGTDGSGRDILSLLMAGARTTVLVAVGAGVVATILGVALASLGALTTRWVRESIAVLVDILIAFPVLIIAMMISAVWGGSLWVVVWAVGIGFGVNIARVTRPELRRVLHSDFVLAGRASGLTPAQNLWRHLLPNVAPVFIVQLSWGMAVAILAEAGLSYLGFGAPLTEPSWGGLLRDLQQYITVYPLSVLWPGLTITLTVLGLNLLGDGLREATDPTLSRRSGAQRTARTHVPEVVA from the coding sequence ATGGCACGGCGGAACACTTCGGCGCCGTCACGGTGGGCGTGGCTCGCACGGCTCTGGGCTCTGTCGACGGGGCGGTTCGGGATCATCGTCGTGCTCGTCGTCCTCGCGACGGCGCTCGTCGGGATGTTCTGGACGCCGTTCCTCCCGCAGCAGGTCGACATCGCCAACCGGTGGGCACCGCCGGGATGGCCGCACCTTCTCGGAACCGACGGGTCGGGCCGCGACATCCTGAGTCTCCTCATGGCCGGCGCCCGGACGACCGTGCTCGTCGCCGTCGGCGCCGGTGTCGTCGCGACGATCCTCGGTGTCGCCCTCGCGAGTCTCGGAGCGCTCACGACGCGGTGGGTGCGCGAGTCGATCGCCGTCCTCGTCGACATCCTCATCGCCTTCCCCGTCCTCATCATCGCCATGATGATCTCGGCCGTGTGGGGCGGGTCGCTGTGGGTCGTCGTGTGGGCGGTGGGGATCGGCTTCGGCGTCAACATCGCGCGCGTCACGCGTCCTGAGCTTCGCCGCGTTCTGCACAGCGACTTCGTGCTCGCCGGAAGGGCGAGCGGCCTCACGCCCGCGCAGAACCTCTGGCGGCATCTGCTGCCGAACGTCGCGCCCGTCTTCATCGTGCAGCTTTCGTGGGGCATGGCGGTGGCGATCCTCGCCGAGGCCGGGCTGTCGTACCTCGGCTTCGGCGCGCCGCTCACGGAGCCCTCGTGGGGCGGACTTCTGCGCGATCTGCAGCAGTACATCACGGTGTATCCCCTCTCGGTGCTCTGGCCGGGGCTCACGATCACCCTCACGGTGCTCGGGCTGAATCTGCTCGGAGACGGCCTGCGCGAAGCGACCGACCCCACCCTGTCGCGTCGCAGCGGCGCACAGCGCACGGCGCGGACGCACGTGCCGGAGGTGGTCGCGTGA
- a CDS encoding GNAT family N-acetyltransferase, with product MLEEDRDRDRRRLPRHLRRAPAPEAAFSFEIRRAEERDIPDIREIYNYYVTNSVVTFDEKKWSIRQWREKYAQLAKLGLPFIVAESPSGQILGYALVAPLSMKSGYRFSVENSIYLGQAATGKGLGRALLQALITACEQAGIREIVAVISDKGAEGSVALHEKFGFVEVGRMGRVGFKFGRWLGTITMQKSLKPVKKRGLFSR from the coding sequence ATGCTCGAGGAAGACCGCGATCGCGACCGTCGCCGCCTGCCCCGCCACCTCCGACGTGCGCCCGCGCCCGAGGCCGCCTTCTCGTTCGAGATCCGACGCGCGGAAGAGCGCGACATCCCCGACATCCGCGAGATCTACAACTACTACGTCACCAATTCGGTCGTCACGTTCGACGAGAAGAAGTGGTCGATCCGGCAATGGCGCGAGAAGTACGCGCAGCTTGCGAAGCTCGGCCTGCCCTTCATCGTCGCCGAGTCGCCGTCGGGCCAGATCCTCGGCTACGCGCTCGTGGCCCCGCTGTCGATGAAGTCGGGCTACCGGTTCAGCGTCGAGAACTCGATCTACCTCGGTCAGGCTGCGACCGGCAAGGGTCTCGGGCGCGCGCTCCTGCAGGCGCTCATCACGGCGTGCGAGCAAGCGGGCATCCGCGAGATCGTCGCCGTCATCAGTGACAAGGGCGCGGAGGGATCCGTCGCGCTGCACGAGAAATTCGGCTTCGTCGAGGTGGGGCGCATGGGCCGCGTGGGCTTCAAGTTCGGCCGATGGCTCGGCACGATCACGATGCAGAAATCCCTCAAGCCCGTCAAGAAGCGCGGGCTCTTCTCGCGTTAG
- a CDS encoding ABC transporter ATP-binding protein, protein MTSPLLQARGLTRTYRVPKTAPFERASTMTALDDADLDVEEGSAVGIIGESGSGKSTLVRLLLGLDVPTDGTVEFDGRRVDARAPARALHWLRRETGIVFQDPYASLDPRMSVGRIVGEPLWALGIEGDRRAMVRSVLERVGLEAEMADRFPHEFSGGQRQRIALARAIVHRPRLLIGDEPLSALDVTVRAQILALLTDLRAQDGLTILLVSHDIGVVQNLCDQVVVMKDGRVVEEGPTEKVLLEPQVAYTRRLLASIPVIDPGSGAS, encoded by the coding sequence ATGACCTCTCCCCTGCTCCAGGCACGCGGGCTCACGCGGACCTACCGCGTGCCCAAGACCGCGCCGTTCGAGAGAGCGTCGACGATGACGGCGCTCGATGACGCCGACCTCGACGTCGAAGAAGGGTCGGCCGTCGGCATCATCGGCGAATCAGGCTCGGGCAAGTCGACGCTCGTCCGGCTGCTGCTGGGACTCGACGTGCCGACGGACGGGACTGTCGAGTTCGACGGACGCCGCGTCGATGCCCGCGCGCCCGCTCGCGCCCTCCACTGGCTGCGCCGCGAGACGGGCATCGTCTTCCAGGACCCGTACGCGTCGCTCGATCCCCGCATGAGTGTCGGCCGGATCGTCGGGGAGCCGCTGTGGGCGCTGGGCATCGAGGGCGACCGTCGCGCGATGGTCCGGAGCGTCCTGGAGCGCGTCGGGCTCGAAGCCGAGATGGCTGACCGCTTCCCGCACGAGTTCTCGGGCGGCCAGCGGCAGCGCATCGCTCTCGCCCGCGCCATCGTGCACCGCCCGAGGCTGCTCATCGGTGACGAGCCTCTCTCGGCGCTCGACGTGACGGTGCGGGCGCAGATCCTCGCGCTCCTCACCGACCTCCGCGCGCAGGACGGCCTCACGATCCTGCTCGTCTCGCACGACATCGGGGTCGTCCAGAACCTCTGCGACCAGGTTGTCGTCATGAAGGACGGGCGGGTTGTCGAAGAGGGTCCGACCGAGAAGGTGCTGCTCGAGCCGCAAGTGGCCTACACGCGCCGGCTGCTCGCGTCGATCCCCGTCATCGATCCCGGATCCGGAGCATCCTGA